A stretch of the Papaver somniferum cultivar HN1 chromosome 6, ASM357369v1, whole genome shotgun sequence genome encodes the following:
- the LOC113288210 gene encoding uncharacterized protein LOC113288210 isoform X5 produces MSSLSRVSIPNTVKKTIQDIKEIAGNHSDDEIYAMLKECSMDPNETTQRLLYQDTFHEVKRKRDKKKENVNIRESADSRWRPAPQGRGGRSGRPNEFPRYNSQAVCPDAGVGRNGIYVKENGVNRGSDKAGILDLPVSLDMENKAASSLPGMANGNFNTPNGSSILGPPSQMATGGGTNFSVNFTKVRNAPEPHVNGKITPPSGVNISRERSTPNPKHIVPPPSVLGVYSSASDPVLVPSVDSQVPGAVGTIKREVRVQRAAVEPNSDVPDDTISSTCQEIADSSQMTVKSLGAENSQQLELSEPSSSQGGSISRPSSNYGSRPQQISGPQKAVGPGREWKPKPMNSNAALASGEVAMLKIETVTDEAGVESVPELTESVSEVAIMPLQKKLEEVHFSDSQHVIIPNHLHVAESERSGLSFGSFEAGFGVTTSYIGGHDAEKSYTPLSESPRETEEVAEESFSSNQETPEDAQEGENFDDSQSPTDVMENISPEEANISSSAVEDHDQPKFETVLPPEGPQFSVVHTVPTYSTFGLMPPMLGTQFAPFDSSDPQARAFVVQQSFDPANYYSQVYRAGTDGDGRFSPLLAPAAAAATKFNGNIALLSSQAGQSPQESGDFLIHSTSPTPHASQATGVMPSSISVSQQPVPVFRHPQAMHMPHFPPNYLPYGSYYSPYFVPPPTIHQFLSNSAFPQQPPSGSVYPTPVAATAAAATGIKYSLPQFKVGGTTGNPTHIGMQPGYAQFSSLPAGYSPSPACTTGGNSSGNEDLVPPQFKENNVCITAPQLQAKKRNGETINSNMVSILCITQVSTCLGSLIQYMVCSTIEAKRATALWE; encoded by the exons ATGAGTAGCCTTTCTAGGGTTTCAATCCCTAACACCGTTAAGAAAACGATCCAAGACATCAAAGAGATCGCTGGTAATCACAGTGATGATGAAATATATGCAATGCTTAAAGAGTGTTCTATGGATCCAAACGAGACCACTCAGAGACTATTGTATCAAG ATACATTTCATGAGGTCAAGAGGAAGCGTGATAAGAAAAAAGAG AATGTGAACATCAGAGAGTCGGCAGATTCTAGGTGGAGGCCTGCCCCCCAGGGGCGAGGAGGTAGGAGTGGTCGGCCAAACGAGTTTCCTCGCTACAATTCTCAAG CTGTCTGTCCAGATGCTGGTGTTGGGAGAAATGGTATATATGTGAAGGAAAATGGAGTCAATCGGGGATCAGATAAAGCGGGTATTCTTGATTTGCCGGTTTCTCTGGATATGGAAAATAAAGCTGCAAG TTCTCTACCAGGGATGGCAAATGGAAATTTTAATACTCCTAATGGAAGTTCAATTCTTGGGCCTCCCTCACAGATGGCCACAGGTGGTGGTACGAACTTTTCTGTGAACTTTACTAAGGTAAGGAATGCACCAGAACCACATGTTAATGGAAAAATTACCCCACCATCTGGAGTCAACATTTCACGTGAGAGGTCTACACCCAATCCCAAGCACATTGTACCACCACCATCTGTGCTTGGAGTTTATTCCTCGGCTTCAGATCCTGTTCTGGTGCCGTCTGTAGACTCACAAGTCCCTGGTGCAGTAGGAACAATTAAGCGTGAAGTGAGGGTTCAACGTGCAGCTGTGGAACCTAACTCAGATGTCCCTGACGATACTATATCCTCTACTTGTCAGGAGATTGCAGACAGTTCCCAA ATGACGGTAAAATCTTTGGGAGCGGAAAACAGCCAGCAGTTGGAGTTGTCAGAACCTTCTTCTTCACAAGGTGGGTCAATTAGCAGGCCATCATCGAATTATGGTAGTCGCCCCCAACAGATTTCTGGCCCTCAGAAAG CTGTAGGCCCTGGTAGGGAGTGGAAACCAAAGCCAATGAATTCAAATGCAGCTTTGGCTTCAGGGGAAGTTGCCATGTTAAAGATTGAAACTGTTACAGACGAGGCCGGTGTCGAGTCAGTGCCTGAACTTACGGAGTCTGTATCTGAAGTTGCAATTATGCCACTTCAGAAGAAGCTAGAAGAGGTGCATTTCTCTGACAGTCAACATGTTATTATTCCGAACCATCTCCATGTCGCTGAATCTGAAAGAAGTGGGTTGAGTTTTGGAAGCTTTGAAGCTGGTTTTGGCGTGACAACAAGCTATATTGGTGGCCATGATGCTGAAAAGAGCTATACACCTTTATCGGAATCCCCTCGGGAAACTGAAGAAGTTGCTGAAGAATCGTTCTCGAG CAATCAGGAGACACCCGAAGATGCCCAGGAAGGAGAAAATTTTGACGACTCACAGTCGCCCACGGATGTGATGGAAAATATATCACCTGAAGAGGCCAATATTTCATCTTCTGCAGTGGAGGATCATGACCAGCCCAAGTTTGAGACCGTACTCCCTCCAGAAGGTCCTCAATTTTCCGTCGTCCACACTGTTCCGACGTACTCCACTTTTGGATTGATGCCGCCAATGTTGGGAACCCAGTTTGCGCCCTTCGATAGCTCTGACCCCCAGGCACGTGCCTTTGTC GTTCAGCAATCATTTGATCCTGCAAACTATTACAGCCAAGTATATCGAGCTGGTACTGACGGCGACGGCCGCTTCTCTCCCTTACTTGCacccgctgctgctgctgcaaccaaGTTTAATGGAAATATAGCACTATTATCTTCGCAGGCTGGTCAGTCTCCTCAAGAG AGTGGGGACTTTCTTATTCATTCTACAAGTCCAACACCTCATGCGAGCCAAGCTACTGGAGTCATGCCAAGTTCTATTTCGGTATCCCAGCAACCAGTCCCTGTTTTTCGACACCCTCAAGCGATGCACATGCCTCATTTTCCTCCAAATTACCTTCCATACGGCTCATACTATTCACCTTATTTTGTGCCACCTCCCACAATTCACCAATTCTTGAGCAACAGTGCGTTCCCTCAACAACCCCCAAGTGGAAGTGTGTACCCGACTCCTGTTGCAGCAACAGCTGCTGCTGCTACAGGTATCAAATACTCTCTTCCACAATTCAAAGTTGGCGGCACTACAGGAAACCCAACCCACATTGGAATGCAACCCGGCTATGCACAGTTTAGCTCCCTCCCAGCTGGTTACAGTCCCAGTCCCGCTTGCACCACTGGTGGTAACTCCTCCGGGAATGAAGATCTAGTGCCACCTCAGTTTAAAGAAAATAATGTTTGCATCACCGCTCCACAG TTACAGGCTAAAAAACGGAATGGTGAAACTATAAATTCAAATATGGTCAGCATTTTGTGTATTACTCAAGTTAGTACATGTTTGGGTAGTTTGATTCAATATATGGTCTGTTCCACCATAGAAGCCAAAAGAGCCACTGCATTGTGGG AGTGA
- the LOC113288210 gene encoding GBF-interacting protein 1-like isoform X6: MSSLSRVSIPNTVKKTIQDIKEIAGNHSDDEIYAMLKECSMDPNETTQRLLYQDTFHEVKRKRDKKKENVNIRESADSRWRPAPQGRGGRSGRPNEFPRYNSQAVCPDAGVGRNGIYVKENGVNRGSDKAGILDLPVSLDMENKAASSLPGMANGNFNTPNGSSILGPPSQMATGGGTNFSVNFTKVRNAPEPHVNGKITPPSGVNISRERSTPNPKHIVPPPSVLGVYSSASDPVLVPSVDSQVPGAVGTIKREVRVQRAAVEPNSDVPDDTISSTCQEIADSSQMTVKSLGAENSQQLELSEPSSSQGGSISRPSSNYGSRPQQISGPQKAVGPGREWKPKPMNSNAALASGEVAMLKIETVTDEAGVESVPELTESVSEVAIMPLQKKLEEVHFSDSQHVIIPNHLHVAESERSGLSFGSFEAGFGVTTSYIGGHDAEKSYTPLSESPRETEEVAEESFSSNQETPEDAQEGENFDDSQSPTDVMENISPEEANISSSAVEDHDQPKFETVLPPEGPQFSVVHTVPTYSTFGLMPPMLGTQFAPFDSSDPQARAFVVQQSFDPANYYSQVYRAGTDGDGRFSPLLAPAAAAATKFNGNIALLSSQAGQSPQESGDFLIHSTSPTPHASQATGVMPSSISVSQQPVPVFRHPQAMHMPHFPPNYLPYGSYYSPYFVPPPTIHQFLSNSAFPQQPPSGSVYPTPVAATAAAATGIKYSLPQFKVGGTTGNPTHIGMQPGYAQFSSLPAGYSPSPACTTGGNSSGNEDLVPPQFKENNVCITAPQAKKRNGETINSNMVSILCITQVSTCLGSLIQYMVCSTIEAKRATALWE; encoded by the exons ATGAGTAGCCTTTCTAGGGTTTCAATCCCTAACACCGTTAAGAAAACGATCCAAGACATCAAAGAGATCGCTGGTAATCACAGTGATGATGAAATATATGCAATGCTTAAAGAGTGTTCTATGGATCCAAACGAGACCACTCAGAGACTATTGTATCAAG ATACATTTCATGAGGTCAAGAGGAAGCGTGATAAGAAAAAAGAG AATGTGAACATCAGAGAGTCGGCAGATTCTAGGTGGAGGCCTGCCCCCCAGGGGCGAGGAGGTAGGAGTGGTCGGCCAAACGAGTTTCCTCGCTACAATTCTCAAG CTGTCTGTCCAGATGCTGGTGTTGGGAGAAATGGTATATATGTGAAGGAAAATGGAGTCAATCGGGGATCAGATAAAGCGGGTATTCTTGATTTGCCGGTTTCTCTGGATATGGAAAATAAAGCTGCAAG TTCTCTACCAGGGATGGCAAATGGAAATTTTAATACTCCTAATGGAAGTTCAATTCTTGGGCCTCCCTCACAGATGGCCACAGGTGGTGGTACGAACTTTTCTGTGAACTTTACTAAGGTAAGGAATGCACCAGAACCACATGTTAATGGAAAAATTACCCCACCATCTGGAGTCAACATTTCACGTGAGAGGTCTACACCCAATCCCAAGCACATTGTACCACCACCATCTGTGCTTGGAGTTTATTCCTCGGCTTCAGATCCTGTTCTGGTGCCGTCTGTAGACTCACAAGTCCCTGGTGCAGTAGGAACAATTAAGCGTGAAGTGAGGGTTCAACGTGCAGCTGTGGAACCTAACTCAGATGTCCCTGACGATACTATATCCTCTACTTGTCAGGAGATTGCAGACAGTTCCCAA ATGACGGTAAAATCTTTGGGAGCGGAAAACAGCCAGCAGTTGGAGTTGTCAGAACCTTCTTCTTCACAAGGTGGGTCAATTAGCAGGCCATCATCGAATTATGGTAGTCGCCCCCAACAGATTTCTGGCCCTCAGAAAG CTGTAGGCCCTGGTAGGGAGTGGAAACCAAAGCCAATGAATTCAAATGCAGCTTTGGCTTCAGGGGAAGTTGCCATGTTAAAGATTGAAACTGTTACAGACGAGGCCGGTGTCGAGTCAGTGCCTGAACTTACGGAGTCTGTATCTGAAGTTGCAATTATGCCACTTCAGAAGAAGCTAGAAGAGGTGCATTTCTCTGACAGTCAACATGTTATTATTCCGAACCATCTCCATGTCGCTGAATCTGAAAGAAGTGGGTTGAGTTTTGGAAGCTTTGAAGCTGGTTTTGGCGTGACAACAAGCTATATTGGTGGCCATGATGCTGAAAAGAGCTATACACCTTTATCGGAATCCCCTCGGGAAACTGAAGAAGTTGCTGAAGAATCGTTCTCGAG CAATCAGGAGACACCCGAAGATGCCCAGGAAGGAGAAAATTTTGACGACTCACAGTCGCCCACGGATGTGATGGAAAATATATCACCTGAAGAGGCCAATATTTCATCTTCTGCAGTGGAGGATCATGACCAGCCCAAGTTTGAGACCGTACTCCCTCCAGAAGGTCCTCAATTTTCCGTCGTCCACACTGTTCCGACGTACTCCACTTTTGGATTGATGCCGCCAATGTTGGGAACCCAGTTTGCGCCCTTCGATAGCTCTGACCCCCAGGCACGTGCCTTTGTC GTTCAGCAATCATTTGATCCTGCAAACTATTACAGCCAAGTATATCGAGCTGGTACTGACGGCGACGGCCGCTTCTCTCCCTTACTTGCacccgctgctgctgctgcaaccaaGTTTAATGGAAATATAGCACTATTATCTTCGCAGGCTGGTCAGTCTCCTCAAGAG AGTGGGGACTTTCTTATTCATTCTACAAGTCCAACACCTCATGCGAGCCAAGCTACTGGAGTCATGCCAAGTTCTATTTCGGTATCCCAGCAACCAGTCCCTGTTTTTCGACACCCTCAAGCGATGCACATGCCTCATTTTCCTCCAAATTACCTTCCATACGGCTCATACTATTCACCTTATTTTGTGCCACCTCCCACAATTCACCAATTCTTGAGCAACAGTGCGTTCCCTCAACAACCCCCAAGTGGAAGTGTGTACCCGACTCCTGTTGCAGCAACAGCTGCTGCTGCTACAGGTATCAAATACTCTCTTCCACAATTCAAAGTTGGCGGCACTACAGGAAACCCAACCCACATTGGAATGCAACCCGGCTATGCACAGTTTAGCTCCCTCCCAGCTGGTTACAGTCCCAGTCCCGCTTGCACCACTGGTGGTAACTCCTCCGGGAATGAAGATCTAGTGCCACCTCAGTTTAAAGAAAATAATGTTTGCATCACCGCTCCACAG GCTAAAAAACGGAATGGTGAAACTATAAATTCAAATATGGTCAGCATTTTGTGTATTACTCAAGTTAGTACATGTTTGGGTAGTTTGATTCAATATATGGTCTGTTCCACCATAGAAGCCAAAAGAGCCACTGCATTGTGGG AGTGA
- the LOC113288210 gene encoding GBF-interacting protein 1-like isoform X1, producing MSSLSRVSIPNTVKKTIQDIKEIAGNHSDDEIYAMLKECSMDPNETTQRLLYQDTFHEVKRKRDKKKENVNIRESADSRWRPAPQGRGGRSGRPNEFPRYNSQAVCPDAGVGRNGIYVKENGVNRGSDKAGILDLPVSLDMENKAASSLPGMANGNFNTPNGSSILGPPSQMATGGGTNFSVNFTKVRNAPEPHVNGKITPPSGVNISRERSTPNPKHIVPPPSVLGVYSSASDPVLVPSVDSQVPGAVGTIKREVRVQRAAVEPNSDVPDDTISSTCQEIADSSQMTVKSLGAENSQQLELSEPSSSQGGSISRPSSNYGSRPQQISGPQKAVGPGREWKPKPMNSNAALASGEVAMLKIETVTDEAGVESVPELTESVSEVAIMPLQKKLEEVHFSDSQHVIIPNHLHVAESERSGLSFGSFEAGFGVTTSYIGGHDAEKSYTPLSESPRETEEVAEESFSSNQETPEDAQEGENFDDSQSPTDVMENISPEEANISSSAVEDHDQPKFETVLPPEGPQFSVVHTVPTYSTFGLMPPMLGTQFAPFDSSDPQARAFVVQQSFDPANYYSQVYRAGTDGDGRFSPLLAPAAAAATKFNGNIALLSSQAGQSPQESGDFLIHSTSPTPHASQATGVMPSSISVSQQPVPVFRHPQAMHMPHFPPNYLPYGSYYSPYFVPPPTIHQFLSNSAFPQQPPSGSVYPTPVAATAAAATGIKYSLPQFKVGGTTGNPTHIGMQPGYAQFSSLPAGYSPSPACTTGGNSSGNEDLVPPQFKENNVCITAPQSEGGSAVWVPAPGREISGMQAGPFYNLPQGQHIAFAPSQTGHPAFAGIYHPTQTMGGATVHPLLQQSQAMTGAVEMVGPPAGVYQQQPQRTQVNWTNTY from the exons ATGAGTAGCCTTTCTAGGGTTTCAATCCCTAACACCGTTAAGAAAACGATCCAAGACATCAAAGAGATCGCTGGTAATCACAGTGATGATGAAATATATGCAATGCTTAAAGAGTGTTCTATGGATCCAAACGAGACCACTCAGAGACTATTGTATCAAG ATACATTTCATGAGGTCAAGAGGAAGCGTGATAAGAAAAAAGAG AATGTGAACATCAGAGAGTCGGCAGATTCTAGGTGGAGGCCTGCCCCCCAGGGGCGAGGAGGTAGGAGTGGTCGGCCAAACGAGTTTCCTCGCTACAATTCTCAAG CTGTCTGTCCAGATGCTGGTGTTGGGAGAAATGGTATATATGTGAAGGAAAATGGAGTCAATCGGGGATCAGATAAAGCGGGTATTCTTGATTTGCCGGTTTCTCTGGATATGGAAAATAAAGCTGCAAG TTCTCTACCAGGGATGGCAAATGGAAATTTTAATACTCCTAATGGAAGTTCAATTCTTGGGCCTCCCTCACAGATGGCCACAGGTGGTGGTACGAACTTTTCTGTGAACTTTACTAAGGTAAGGAATGCACCAGAACCACATGTTAATGGAAAAATTACCCCACCATCTGGAGTCAACATTTCACGTGAGAGGTCTACACCCAATCCCAAGCACATTGTACCACCACCATCTGTGCTTGGAGTTTATTCCTCGGCTTCAGATCCTGTTCTGGTGCCGTCTGTAGACTCACAAGTCCCTGGTGCAGTAGGAACAATTAAGCGTGAAGTGAGGGTTCAACGTGCAGCTGTGGAACCTAACTCAGATGTCCCTGACGATACTATATCCTCTACTTGTCAGGAGATTGCAGACAGTTCCCAA ATGACGGTAAAATCTTTGGGAGCGGAAAACAGCCAGCAGTTGGAGTTGTCAGAACCTTCTTCTTCACAAGGTGGGTCAATTAGCAGGCCATCATCGAATTATGGTAGTCGCCCCCAACAGATTTCTGGCCCTCAGAAAG CTGTAGGCCCTGGTAGGGAGTGGAAACCAAAGCCAATGAATTCAAATGCAGCTTTGGCTTCAGGGGAAGTTGCCATGTTAAAGATTGAAACTGTTACAGACGAGGCCGGTGTCGAGTCAGTGCCTGAACTTACGGAGTCTGTATCTGAAGTTGCAATTATGCCACTTCAGAAGAAGCTAGAAGAGGTGCATTTCTCTGACAGTCAACATGTTATTATTCCGAACCATCTCCATGTCGCTGAATCTGAAAGAAGTGGGTTGAGTTTTGGAAGCTTTGAAGCTGGTTTTGGCGTGACAACAAGCTATATTGGTGGCCATGATGCTGAAAAGAGCTATACACCTTTATCGGAATCCCCTCGGGAAACTGAAGAAGTTGCTGAAGAATCGTTCTCGAG CAATCAGGAGACACCCGAAGATGCCCAGGAAGGAGAAAATTTTGACGACTCACAGTCGCCCACGGATGTGATGGAAAATATATCACCTGAAGAGGCCAATATTTCATCTTCTGCAGTGGAGGATCATGACCAGCCCAAGTTTGAGACCGTACTCCCTCCAGAAGGTCCTCAATTTTCCGTCGTCCACACTGTTCCGACGTACTCCACTTTTGGATTGATGCCGCCAATGTTGGGAACCCAGTTTGCGCCCTTCGATAGCTCTGACCCCCAGGCACGTGCCTTTGTC GTTCAGCAATCATTTGATCCTGCAAACTATTACAGCCAAGTATATCGAGCTGGTACTGACGGCGACGGCCGCTTCTCTCCCTTACTTGCacccgctgctgctgctgcaaccaaGTTTAATGGAAATATAGCACTATTATCTTCGCAGGCTGGTCAGTCTCCTCAAGAG AGTGGGGACTTTCTTATTCATTCTACAAGTCCAACACCTCATGCGAGCCAAGCTACTGGAGTCATGCCAAGTTCTATTTCGGTATCCCAGCAACCAGTCCCTGTTTTTCGACACCCTCAAGCGATGCACATGCCTCATTTTCCTCCAAATTACCTTCCATACGGCTCATACTATTCACCTTATTTTGTGCCACCTCCCACAATTCACCAATTCTTGAGCAACAGTGCGTTCCCTCAACAACCCCCAAGTGGAAGTGTGTACCCGACTCCTGTTGCAGCAACAGCTGCTGCTGCTACAGGTATCAAATACTCTCTTCCACAATTCAAAGTTGGCGGCACTACAGGAAACCCAACCCACATTGGAATGCAACCCGGCTATGCACAGTTTAGCTCCCTCCCAGCTGGTTACAGTCCCAGTCCCGCTTGCACCACTGGTGGTAACTCCTCCGGGAATGAAGATCTAGTGCCACCTCAGTTTAAAGAAAATAATGTTTGCATCACCGCTCCACAG AGTGAAGGTGGTTCAGCTGTCTGGGTTCCTGCACCAGGGAGAGAGATTTCTGGAATGCAGGCTGGTCCTTTTTACAATCTGCCTCAGGGACAGCACATAGCATTTGCTCCATCCCAAACTGGGCATCCAGCATTTGCTGGGATATATCACCCAACACAGACAATGGGAGGAGCAACTGTTCACCCTCTGCTTCAGCAGTCTCAAGCCATGACTGGAGCTGTTGAAATGGTAGGGCCTCCTGCAGGTGTTTATCAGCAGCAGCCTCAACGCACACAGGTGAATTGGACCAATACTTACTGA
- the LOC113288210 gene encoding GBF-interacting protein 1-like isoform X4: MSSLSRVSIPNTVKKTIQDIKEIAGNHSDDEIYAMLKECSMDPNETTQRLLYQDTFHEVKRKRDKKKENVNIRESADSRWRPAPQGRGGRSGRPNEFPRYNSQAVCPDAGVGRNGIYVKENGVNRGSDKAGILDLPVSLDMENKAASSLPGMANGNFNTPNGSSILGPPSQMATGGGTNFSVNFTKVRNAPEPHVNGKITPPSGVNISRERSTPNPKHIVPPPSVLGVYSSASDPVLVPSVDSQVPGAVGTIKREVRVQRAAVEPNSDVPDDTISSTCQEIADSSQMTVKSLGAENSQQLELSEPSSSQAVGPGREWKPKPMNSNAALASGEVAMLKIETVTDEAGVESVPELTESVSEVAIMPLQKKLEEVHFSDSQHVIIPNHLHVAESERSGLSFGSFEAGFGVTTSYIGGHDAEKSYTPLSESPRETEEVAEESFSSNQETPEDAQEGENFDDSQSPTDVMENISPEEANISSSAVEDHDQPKFETVLPPEGPQFSVVHTVPTYSTFGLMPPMLGTQFAPFDSSDPQARAFVVQQSFDPANYYSQVYRAGTDGDGRFSPLLAPAAAAATKFNGNIALLSSQAGQSPQESGDFLIHSTSPTPHASQATGVMPSSISVSQQPVPVFRHPQAMHMPHFPPNYLPYGSYYSPYFVPPPTIHQFLSNSAFPQQPPSGSVYPTPVAATAAAATGIKYSLPQFKVGGTTGNPTHIGMQPGYAQFSSLPAGYSPSPACTTGGNSSGNEDLVPPQFKENNVCITAPQSEGGSAVWVPAPGREISGMQAGPFYNLPQGQHIAFAPSQTGHPAFAGIYHPTQTMGGATVHPLLQQSQAMTGAVEMVGPPAGVYQQQPQRTQVNWTNTY; encoded by the exons ATGAGTAGCCTTTCTAGGGTTTCAATCCCTAACACCGTTAAGAAAACGATCCAAGACATCAAAGAGATCGCTGGTAATCACAGTGATGATGAAATATATGCAATGCTTAAAGAGTGTTCTATGGATCCAAACGAGACCACTCAGAGACTATTGTATCAAG ATACATTTCATGAGGTCAAGAGGAAGCGTGATAAGAAAAAAGAG AATGTGAACATCAGAGAGTCGGCAGATTCTAGGTGGAGGCCTGCCCCCCAGGGGCGAGGAGGTAGGAGTGGTCGGCCAAACGAGTTTCCTCGCTACAATTCTCAAG CTGTCTGTCCAGATGCTGGTGTTGGGAGAAATGGTATATATGTGAAGGAAAATGGAGTCAATCGGGGATCAGATAAAGCGGGTATTCTTGATTTGCCGGTTTCTCTGGATATGGAAAATAAAGCTGCAAG TTCTCTACCAGGGATGGCAAATGGAAATTTTAATACTCCTAATGGAAGTTCAATTCTTGGGCCTCCCTCACAGATGGCCACAGGTGGTGGTACGAACTTTTCTGTGAACTTTACTAAGGTAAGGAATGCACCAGAACCACATGTTAATGGAAAAATTACCCCACCATCTGGAGTCAACATTTCACGTGAGAGGTCTACACCCAATCCCAAGCACATTGTACCACCACCATCTGTGCTTGGAGTTTATTCCTCGGCTTCAGATCCTGTTCTGGTGCCGTCTGTAGACTCACAAGTCCCTGGTGCAGTAGGAACAATTAAGCGTGAAGTGAGGGTTCAACGTGCAGCTGTGGAACCTAACTCAGATGTCCCTGACGATACTATATCCTCTACTTGTCAGGAGATTGCAGACAGTTCCCAA ATGACGGTAAAATCTTTGGGAGCGGAAAACAGCCAGCAGTTGGAGTTGTCAGAACCTTCTTCTTCACAAG CTGTAGGCCCTGGTAGGGAGTGGAAACCAAAGCCAATGAATTCAAATGCAGCTTTGGCTTCAGGGGAAGTTGCCATGTTAAAGATTGAAACTGTTACAGACGAGGCCGGTGTCGAGTCAGTGCCTGAACTTACGGAGTCTGTATCTGAAGTTGCAATTATGCCACTTCAGAAGAAGCTAGAAGAGGTGCATTTCTCTGACAGTCAACATGTTATTATTCCGAACCATCTCCATGTCGCTGAATCTGAAAGAAGTGGGTTGAGTTTTGGAAGCTTTGAAGCTGGTTTTGGCGTGACAACAAGCTATATTGGTGGCCATGATGCTGAAAAGAGCTATACACCTTTATCGGAATCCCCTCGGGAAACTGAAGAAGTTGCTGAAGAATCGTTCTCGAG CAATCAGGAGACACCCGAAGATGCCCAGGAAGGAGAAAATTTTGACGACTCACAGTCGCCCACGGATGTGATGGAAAATATATCACCTGAAGAGGCCAATATTTCATCTTCTGCAGTGGAGGATCATGACCAGCCCAAGTTTGAGACCGTACTCCCTCCAGAAGGTCCTCAATTTTCCGTCGTCCACACTGTTCCGACGTACTCCACTTTTGGATTGATGCCGCCAATGTTGGGAACCCAGTTTGCGCCCTTCGATAGCTCTGACCCCCAGGCACGTGCCTTTGTC GTTCAGCAATCATTTGATCCTGCAAACTATTACAGCCAAGTATATCGAGCTGGTACTGACGGCGACGGCCGCTTCTCTCCCTTACTTGCacccgctgctgctgctgcaaccaaGTTTAATGGAAATATAGCACTATTATCTTCGCAGGCTGGTCAGTCTCCTCAAGAG AGTGGGGACTTTCTTATTCATTCTACAAGTCCAACACCTCATGCGAGCCAAGCTACTGGAGTCATGCCAAGTTCTATTTCGGTATCCCAGCAACCAGTCCCTGTTTTTCGACACCCTCAAGCGATGCACATGCCTCATTTTCCTCCAAATTACCTTCCATACGGCTCATACTATTCACCTTATTTTGTGCCACCTCCCACAATTCACCAATTCTTGAGCAACAGTGCGTTCCCTCAACAACCCCCAAGTGGAAGTGTGTACCCGACTCCTGTTGCAGCAACAGCTGCTGCTGCTACAGGTATCAAATACTCTCTTCCACAATTCAAAGTTGGCGGCACTACAGGAAACCCAACCCACATTGGAATGCAACCCGGCTATGCACAGTTTAGCTCCCTCCCAGCTGGTTACAGTCCCAGTCCCGCTTGCACCACTGGTGGTAACTCCTCCGGGAATGAAGATCTAGTGCCACCTCAGTTTAAAGAAAATAATGTTTGCATCACCGCTCCACAG AGTGAAGGTGGTTCAGCTGTCTGGGTTCCTGCACCAGGGAGAGAGATTTCTGGAATGCAGGCTGGTCCTTTTTACAATCTGCCTCAGGGACAGCACATAGCATTTGCTCCATCCCAAACTGGGCATCCAGCATTTGCTGGGATATATCACCCAACACAGACAATGGGAGGAGCAACTGTTCACCCTCTGCTTCAGCAGTCTCAAGCCATGACTGGAGCTGTTGAAATGGTAGGGCCTCCTGCAGGTGTTTATCAGCAGCAGCCTCAACGCACACAGGTGAATTGGACCAATACTTACTGA